A genomic segment from Nocardiopsis sp. Huas11 encodes:
- a CDS encoding ATP-binding protein — MNSRDDKDKKPSQATLLIELADRHVDVVAGEDGRTYAVRKGSSTAFPLLRKDGLRVQLARQYYAEHHAVASQSALTDAISVLEGRAMDQQPQPIHLRLATHRTDAGDQIIIDLGTPDGRCVIAGPDGWHVSERSPVLFRRTKLTSPMTEPGPAGQTTQGLAALRDLINVDEPSFRLIVGWLVAGMMPDLPHPILGGKGEQGTGKSTALEMLINLLDPSPAALRSLPRDIKTWATVASASWAVCLDNVSVIPMWLSDTLCKAVTGDGLVDRALYSDDDVSVLSFRRLIALTSIDTGALASDLSERMLTVEFLPIKKEQRRPHSEVAAAFHRDAPAIRAALFDLLCKVLATLPDTHLAELPRMADFARILRALDTVTGWNTLDTYLTASQVTTADLLDAKPFTSAVADFVDEHTQWTGSISQLLDLIPAPEPRPRSWPVDATRASGQLKRDAPVLRSIGITVIEAGRSRDRHRRQLYTFTAHSLEDQASQPPQQGPNADPAPDTTVTRQDASLFDQPVTSDPSDAQTPASAPASHHHPSSQAVTEATEPAEAGLPPLSEKTTTNGVEEGPCVRCDAAFHRFETTDHPKVCTTCASRHRT, encoded by the coding sequence ACGCCGTCCGCAAGGGGTCGTCCACCGCGTTCCCGCTCCTGCGCAAGGACGGGCTGCGTGTGCAGCTCGCCCGCCAGTACTACGCCGAGCACCACGCGGTCGCCTCACAGTCCGCTCTGACCGACGCCATCTCCGTCCTGGAAGGACGCGCCATGGACCAACAGCCCCAGCCCATCCACCTGCGGCTGGCCACCCACCGCACCGACGCCGGCGACCAGATCATCATCGACCTGGGCACCCCCGACGGGCGGTGCGTCATCGCCGGCCCCGACGGCTGGCACGTGTCCGAGCGCAGCCCCGTGCTGTTCCGGCGCACCAAGCTGACCAGCCCCATGACCGAGCCCGGACCGGCCGGGCAGACCACCCAAGGCCTGGCCGCCCTGCGGGACCTGATCAACGTGGACGAGCCCTCATTCCGCCTCATCGTGGGGTGGTTGGTGGCCGGGATGATGCCCGACCTGCCCCACCCGATCCTGGGCGGCAAGGGCGAACAGGGAACCGGCAAGTCCACCGCCCTGGAGATGCTGATCAACCTGCTTGATCCCTCTCCTGCCGCGCTGCGGTCCCTGCCCCGCGACATCAAGACGTGGGCCACCGTGGCCAGCGCGAGCTGGGCGGTGTGCCTGGACAACGTCTCGGTCATCCCCATGTGGTTGTCGGACACCCTGTGCAAGGCGGTCACCGGTGACGGCCTGGTCGACCGGGCCCTGTACAGCGACGACGACGTAAGCGTGCTCAGCTTCCGCAGGTTGATCGCGCTCACCTCGATCGACACCGGCGCCCTGGCCTCTGACCTGTCCGAGCGGATGCTCACCGTGGAGTTCCTGCCGATCAAGAAGGAACAGCGGCGTCCCCACAGCGAGGTCGCCGCCGCCTTCCACCGCGACGCGCCCGCCATCCGCGCCGCCCTGTTCGACCTTTTGTGCAAGGTGTTGGCCACTCTGCCTGACACGCACCTGGCCGAACTGCCCCGCATGGCCGACTTCGCGCGCATTCTGCGGGCCCTGGACACGGTCACGGGGTGGAACACCCTGGACACCTACCTGACCGCTTCCCAGGTCACCACCGCCGATCTGCTCGACGCCAAGCCGTTCACCAGCGCGGTGGCCGACTTCGTGGACGAGCACACGCAGTGGACCGGCTCCATCAGCCAGCTCCTGGACCTCATCCCCGCCCCGGAACCGCGGCCCCGGTCCTGGCCGGTGGACGCCACTCGAGCCTCCGGCCAGCTCAAGCGCGACGCCCCGGTACTGCGCTCGATCGGCATCACGGTGATCGAAGCCGGACGCTCCCGCGACCGGCACCGCCGCCAGCTCTACACCTTCACTGCCCACAGCCTCGAAGACCAGGCCTCGCAGCCTCCGCAGCAGGGTCCGAACGCTGATCCTGCCCCGGACACCACGGTGACCAGGCAGGACGCCTCTCTTTTTGACCAGCCAGTCACATCTGACCCGTCGGACGCGCAGACTCCAGCCTCCGCACCAGCCTCCCACCATCACCCCAGTTCACAGGCGGTCACGGAGGCTACTGAGCCTGCGGAGGCTGGCTTGCCCCCACTCTCTGAAAAGACGACCACCAACGGAGTGGAGGAGGGGCCGTGCGTGCGCTGCGACGCCGCCTTCCACCGATTCGAGACCACCGACCACCCCAAGGTGTGCACGACCTGTGCCTCCAGGCACCGAACGTGA